A single Polyodon spathula isolate WHYD16114869_AA chromosome 6, ASM1765450v1, whole genome shotgun sequence DNA region contains:
- the LOC121317615 gene encoding 5-hydroxytryptamine receptor 1B-like has product MEQSSKFKPMPVLPDQSWTTNAFNHTNGNNSNDTKGDGVGDLAVQTSLAITLSLITLATMLANGFVIVTIYQTRKLHTPANVLIASLAVTDLLVSILVMPISGLYTVSGTWTLGQIVCDIWLSSDITCCTASILHLCIIALDRYWAITDAVEYSKKRTPVRAAGMIAVAWVIAISISMPPLFWRHAKAEEVISCMVNTDHIFYTLYSTFGAFYIPTLLLLVLYGRIYVEARSRILKQAPKKAGKRLTSAHLLADSPGSAASTTLLTCRAQEPSSGDTGAPVCLNHHVQVTVSDALLERKRISAARERKATKTLGIILGAYIVCWLPFFIITLVYPICTTCWFHPALFNFFTWLGYVNSLINPIIYTMSNEDFKQAFQKLMRFRCCTS; this is encoded by the coding sequence ATGGAGCAGTCCAGTAAGTTTAAACCAATGCCTGTCTTACCCGACCAGTCTTGGACAACGAATGCATTTAATCACACAAATGGGAATAACAGTAATGACACTAAGGGAGACGGAGTCGGGGACTTGGCTGTTCAAACCAGTTTAGCAATAACTCTATCACTTATAACTCTCGCTACAATGTTGGCCAATGGATTTGTGATTGTTACTATTTATCAAACTAGAAAGCTACACACTCCTGCAAACGTCCTTATTGCTTCTCTGGCCGTCACAGACCTTTTAGTATCCATTCTGGTGATGCCTATCAGCGGTCTCTACACAGTGAGTGGCACTTGGACTTTAGGACAAATCGTTTGCGACATCTGGCTGTCCTCAGATATCACATGTTGCACTGCATCCATACTTCACTTGTGCATAATCGCCTTGGACCGGTACTGGGCAATAACTGATGCTGTTGAATATTCCAAGAAGAGGACCCCGGTAAGGGCAGCCGGGATGATTGCAGTAGCCTGGGTCATTGCGATCTCCATATCGATGCCGCCTTTGTTCTGGCGTCATGCTAAAGCAGAAGAGGTCATTTCATGCATGGTGAACactgatcacattttttacacacTTTATTCCACCTTTGGAGCCTTCTACATTCCGACTTTATTGCTGCTTGTTCTGTATGGGAGGATCTACGTGGAAGCCCGATCTAGGATTCTAAAACAGGCACCGAAAAAAGCAGGCAAAAGACTGACATCAGCGCATTTACTCGCCGATTCCCCTGGATCAGCAGCTTCAACGACGCTCCTGACGTGCAGAGCACAAGAACCCTCCTCTGGTGACACCGGCGCCCCAGTGTGTCTAAACCATCACGTCCAGGTGACCGTGTCTGATGCGCTTTTGGAAAGGAAGAGGATCTCGGCTGCTAGGGAACGGAAGGCCACTAAAACTTTGGGTATCATTTTGGGAGCTTACATTGTGTGCTGGTTGCCCTTCTTCATTATAACCCTGGTCTACCCTATTTGTACGACTTGCTGGTTCCACCCAGCACTCTTTAACTTTTTCACCTGGCTGGGTTATGTAAACTCTTTAATTAACCCTATCATTTACACCATGTCGAACGAGGATTTCAAACAGGCTTTCCAGAAACTAATGCGCTTTAGATGCTGCACCTCGTGA